A DNA window from Nitrospira sp. contains the following coding sequences:
- a CDS encoding SLBB domain-containing protein (MaGe:77308653) has protein sequence MRISMHKSVKWSLLCLSVGVMAMPGCRNPAQSSLPPSAISPAAQSLPPMPKGDVYADEAVPTAETPIESGDTLDIVIRRGAGEEKFMSVVRENGMIGASFLEVAVGGLTAQQAEARIQEQVIPYMRNPRVQVVLKKKSLKIKRVFVFGDVRKPGAVPMPRDMTVLQALAAVENYNETALLEEIRIVRGSLDRPYIVTADLARTFTYGDLSRNVALEENDVIFVPREHLGDASEAAKKIMPIIQVAIAPFYPAYLIPAFFPTATLR, from the coding sequence ATGAGAATATCTATGCACAAGTCGGTGAAATGGAGCTTGCTTTGTCTGAGCGTCGGAGTGATGGCGATGCCGGGATGCCGGAATCCTGCGCAGTCGTCGCTTCCGCCGTCTGCGATTAGCCCAGCGGCTCAATCGTTGCCTCCGATGCCGAAAGGCGATGTATATGCGGATGAAGCGGTGCCGACGGCGGAAACGCCCATCGAGTCCGGCGATACGCTGGACATTGTGATTCGCCGAGGGGCTGGAGAAGAAAAATTCATGAGTGTGGTGCGGGAGAACGGGATGATCGGCGCGTCCTTCCTTGAAGTGGCGGTTGGCGGTTTGACGGCGCAGCAAGCGGAAGCCCGCATTCAAGAACAGGTCATTCCCTACATGCGCAATCCCAGAGTGCAGGTCGTGCTGAAAAAAAAGTCGCTCAAGATTAAACGAGTATTTGTTTTCGGCGACGTCCGGAAGCCTGGAGCCGTGCCGATGCCGAGAGATATGACGGTCCTGCAGGCGTTGGCGGCGGTGGAGAACTATAACGAAACGGCGTTGCTGGAGGAAATTCGCATTGTCCGAGGATCGCTGGATCGTCCCTACATCGTAACGGCCGATTTGGCCAGAACCTTTACCTACGGCGATCTGTCGAGAAATGTCGCGCTGGAAGAAAACGATGTGATCTTCGTCCCGCGAGAGCATTTGGGCGATGCCTCAGAGGCCGCCAAGAAAATCATGCCGATCATACAAGTGGCGATTGCCCCCTTCTACCCAGCATACCTGATCCCAGCGTTCTTCCCGACAGCCACGTTGCGATAG
- a CDS encoding PolysaccsyntC domain-containing protein (MaGe:77308648), which yields MTARSNEVRIRPGEPEVAAASGGIRIRHRVLHAGGWAMTGFAVDKGIAFLQLIVLTRLLVPGDFGLMAASAAVLLAAQMFSELGLEAAVIAKSTVTDEDLRVAWTLSVIRGSVLTIVIFGSADIIAGAMQIPELGFFLRVHAVGALLQSLHSPALFVLLKQLDLRRRVSFDLSRRLVEFTVTVGLAWWWQSAWALLGGQLVAFLFGSLLSFRIAPCRIRWSLDRTALRSLWSYGRYQNATAWFIFTVMSGSDFVVGRLQGVEGLGQYQLAMAIPTMIGIRAMSMISQISLPTYALMQNDRPGVLRALSLQMSVTGMVVVPTAMAVAILAPYLVPFLFGATWSAAIEPLRVLCLFAIAAAFCSVMAAFHCGANRPDLQTKAWAVMCACYVPLVIPFTMAWGLVGAAWALTLAFLVGLGLHLRATVQVLGREAMPAFEPLRWAGGMVALVGCGVALSQAVPSMWLAQWLGALCGLAGMSVYGWHVWSRESLRLRALWGA from the coding sequence ATGACAGCGCGTTCGAATGAGGTGCGGATCAGACCAGGAGAGCCTGAGGTTGCCGCCGCCTCGGGCGGCATCCGCATCCGTCATCGAGTGCTGCATGCCGGCGGCTGGGCCATGACCGGATTTGCCGTGGACAAGGGCATCGCCTTTCTCCAGCTGATTGTTTTAACGCGACTGCTGGTGCCGGGCGATTTTGGATTGATGGCGGCTTCCGCGGCTGTCTTGTTGGCGGCTCAGATGTTCTCGGAACTGGGGCTTGAGGCGGCGGTGATCGCCAAGTCGACCGTGACGGATGAAGATTTGCGCGTGGCCTGGACTTTGTCGGTGATTCGGGGAAGTGTGCTGACCATCGTCATTTTTGGGTCGGCGGATATCATTGCCGGCGCCATGCAGATTCCCGAGCTAGGCTTCTTTCTCCGCGTCCATGCCGTGGGGGCGCTGCTGCAGTCGCTGCACAGCCCGGCGTTGTTCGTCTTGCTGAAACAGCTGGACTTGCGGCGGCGAGTATCGTTCGATCTCAGCCGGCGTCTGGTTGAATTCACGGTGACCGTCGGCCTGGCCTGGTGGTGGCAAAGTGCCTGGGCGTTGTTGGGAGGTCAGTTGGTCGCGTTTCTCTTCGGTTCGCTCCTCTCCTTCCGGATTGCGCCCTGCCGCATCCGCTGGTCGTTGGATCGCACGGCGTTGCGGAGCTTGTGGAGCTATGGACGGTACCAGAATGCCACGGCCTGGTTTATCTTTACGGTCATGAGCGGAAGCGATTTCGTCGTAGGACGATTACAGGGAGTCGAAGGACTCGGGCAATATCAGTTGGCGATGGCGATCCCGACCATGATTGGCATCCGGGCGATGAGCATGATTTCCCAGATCAGCCTGCCGACGTATGCGTTGATGCAGAACGACCGTCCCGGCGTGTTGCGGGCCTTGAGCCTTCAGATGAGCGTGACCGGTATGGTCGTCGTGCCGACCGCAATGGCGGTCGCCATCCTGGCACCCTACCTAGTCCCGTTTTTGTTCGGGGCAACCTGGTCGGCGGCAATCGAGCCGTTGCGGGTGCTCTGTCTGTTCGCTATTGCGGCGGCCTTTTGCAGCGTGATGGCGGCGTTTCATTGTGGCGCCAACCGGCCGGATCTTCAAACAAAAGCCTGGGCGGTCATGTGCGCCTGCTATGTGCCCTTGGTCATTCCTTTCACGATGGCCTGGGGGCTGGTTGGAGCGGCATGGGCGTTGACACTGGCCTTTCTGGTGGGATTGGGGCTGCATCTTCGGGCTACTGTCCAGGTTCTGGGGCGCGAGGCGATGCCGGCATTTGAGCCGTTGCGATGGGCCGGAGGGATGGTGGCGCTCGTCGGGTGCGGCGTCGCGCTGAGCCAGGCCGTGCCGTCGATGTGGCTGGCGCAATGGCTGGGTGCCTTGTGCGGGTTGGCCGGCATGAGCGTCTATGGCTGGCATGTGTGGTCGCGCGAGTCTCTTCGCTTGCGCGCGTTGTGGGGCGCATAA
- a CDS encoding hypothetical protein (Evidence 4 : Unknown function but conserved in other organisms; MaGe:77308655): protein MANLVRIVIQLPLELKEQLDALKSQGYTTSGFIRAMLERELKKPELKLVANGRRMLGKSS, encoded by the coding sequence ATGGCTAATCTTGTTCGCATCGTCATTCAACTGCCGCTTGAGCTGAAGGAACAGCTGGATGCTTTGAAATCGCAAGGGTATACGACCAGCGGCTTTATTCGGGCGATGTTAGAGCGTGAGTTGAAAAAACCGGAGTTGAAGTTAGTCGCCAACGGCCGGCGGATGTTGGGTAAGTCGTCCTAG
- a CDS encoding Polysaccharide biosynthesis tyrosine autokinase (MaGe:77308652) → MAQYELNVIDYWLIIKKRKYLIVLATALVVGFTVVFSQLLQPPPVYEASARVKFDHSTTVVQQLLESMSFSNANDLVTQSEFIRSFPVMERVAVELGVVPGDLTPEQKRSAEHLNLIYDFSQRVKTQREGETNIIRITAAAGEARVAERMANLTAESYRQENIAARNRLVMGSRRFVEEQLRELEGKLADAEEALREFKEREGQVFLTDEAKAALDTFTKLEEQHNAVLRNRGETERQIAVLSRNDGTLAQDNVRIFTEEQYAQLTALNQRLLDLGQERTALLINYTESHPVVKEISQKIAGVKAEMVRELRSKQKTLGERGLAMDQQIRLYRDRYMAFPKAAIQMSRLEREVKVNADLLESLKVKHQELLIKSAGQIEEVTIIAPAITPMTAVNASNMLLNIMVSSLMGLFMGVVLAFARESFDTSIGTIEGVEEFLKVPVLGIIPQFDHRELVEQAKAALPASTPPATVESLSRLICLVDPKSVLSESLRSLRTNIQFASMDRKVKTILFTSAGLGEGKSTSVINLAITMAQEGQRVLLVDADLRKPIVHQRLGLDREPGLVDALVGTTSWRSYVRSASDLMLGPIGADRMMNTPGLDNLHVLTSGSESGNPNEFLNLNKIKALVDEMQQDYDMVLFDTPPILPVTDAVAFSSRVDGTILVYQVGRIGRNALKRAKFLLDHAQANIMGVVLTNVKSEVTPEYGLYRYEYR, encoded by the coding sequence ATGGCACAATATGAACTGAATGTAATCGACTACTGGCTGATCATAAAAAAGCGGAAATACCTGATCGTTCTGGCGACCGCTTTGGTCGTCGGATTCACGGTCGTTTTTTCCCAATTATTACAACCGCCGCCTGTCTATGAAGCCTCGGCGCGGGTCAAATTCGATCATTCGACGACGGTCGTGCAGCAATTGCTGGAGTCGATGTCATTCTCCAACGCTAATGACTTGGTCACTCAATCGGAGTTTATCCGCAGTTTTCCCGTCATGGAGCGAGTGGCCGTGGAGCTGGGTGTCGTGCCGGGCGATCTGACCCCTGAGCAAAAGCGATCGGCGGAGCATCTCAACCTGATCTACGATTTTAGCCAGCGGGTGAAGACCCAGCGCGAAGGGGAGACCAACATTATTCGGATTACGGCGGCCGCGGGCGAGGCCAGGGTTGCCGAACGGATGGCGAACCTCACGGCTGAATCCTATCGCCAGGAAAATATCGCCGCGCGCAATCGATTGGTGATGGGGTCTCGCCGATTTGTCGAAGAGCAGCTGCGTGAGTTGGAAGGAAAGCTGGCCGATGCCGAAGAGGCCTTGCGGGAGTTCAAGGAGCGCGAAGGCCAAGTCTTTCTCACCGATGAGGCGAAGGCCGCGCTCGATACCTTTACCAAGCTGGAGGAACAGCACAATGCCGTGCTGCGCAATCGAGGCGAGACAGAGCGGCAGATTGCGGTGTTGAGCCGGAATGACGGCACGCTGGCGCAGGACAATGTTCGCATCTTTACCGAAGAACAGTACGCGCAATTGACGGCTCTCAATCAGCGCCTCCTGGACCTCGGACAGGAGCGCACAGCGCTGTTGATCAACTATACGGAGAGCCATCCCGTCGTGAAGGAGATCTCGCAGAAAATTGCGGGAGTGAAGGCTGAAATGGTGCGGGAGTTGCGCTCCAAGCAAAAAACGCTGGGCGAGCGTGGCCTGGCCATGGATCAACAGATTCGCTTGTACCGGGATCGCTACATGGCGTTCCCCAAGGCCGCCATTCAGATGAGCCGGCTGGAGCGCGAGGTGAAGGTCAACGCGGATCTTCTCGAGTCGCTGAAAGTGAAACATCAGGAACTGTTGATCAAGAGTGCAGGGCAGATCGAAGAAGTGACCATCATTGCGCCAGCCATTACCCCCATGACGGCAGTGAACGCCTCCAATATGCTGTTGAACATTATGGTCAGCTCGCTGATGGGGTTGTTCATGGGCGTCGTCCTGGCGTTTGCCAGGGAATCGTTCGATACCTCGATCGGCACAATTGAAGGGGTCGAGGAATTCCTCAAGGTGCCTGTCCTGGGCATCATTCCGCAGTTCGACCATCGTGAACTGGTGGAACAGGCGAAGGCCGCGTTGCCGGCCTCGACGCCGCCTGCGACCGTGGAAAGTCTGTCCCGGCTGATTTGCCTGGTCGATCCGAAGTCCGTGCTCTCCGAAAGCCTCCGGTCACTGCGCACGAATATTCAATTTGCCAGTATGGATCGAAAGGTGAAGACGATCCTCTTCACCAGCGCGGGGCTCGGCGAAGGAAAGAGCACGTCGGTTATCAATTTGGCGATTACGATGGCGCAAGAGGGCCAGCGCGTTCTGCTAGTCGATGCGGATCTCCGAAAACCGATCGTGCATCAACGCCTGGGACTGGATCGCGAGCCTGGTTTGGTCGATGCCTTGGTTGGGACGACCTCCTGGCGGTCCTATGTGCGGTCCGCGTCGGATCTCATGCTTGGGCCGATCGGGGCGGACCGCATGATGAATACGCCTGGGCTGGATAATCTGCACGTGCTTACCAGCGGATCGGAGTCGGGCAATCCGAATGAGTTTTTGAACTTAAATAAGATCAAAGCGCTGGTCGATGAAATGCAGCAGGACTACGACATGGTGCTGTTCGATACGCCGCCGATTTTGCCGGTGACCGATGCGGTGGCATTCAGTTCGCGCGTCGATGGAACGATTCTCGTCTATCAAGTCGGGAGGATCGGCCGGAATGCGTTGAAGCGGGCCAAATTCCTGCTGGATCATGCCCAGGCAAATATCATGGGCGTGGTGCTGACCAATGTGAAATCGGAAGTGACGCCTGAATATGGGTTGTATCGCTACGAATACCGGTAA
- a CDS encoding conserved membrane protein of unknown function (Evidence 4 : Unknown function but conserved in other organisms; MaGe:77308651), translated as MYYATVKSNEGIVVAALAAMLALGLTLTTPAIGLQATLGFFLVLVAFISVPTALYLLIFSMLLSPEIAVGRVEGHGVGARELSVRLDDILLVIIGFGWLVKTAVYRELALFRDTPLNRPIAAYMVVCVVATLMGVLAGRVRPMTGLFFVLKYFEYFFVYFMVVNHVRSKQQVVGLVVALLVTGFIISLYAIYQIPSGQRATAPFEGEIGEPNTLGGYLVFLLAIVAGLLIHLKAGPIRVALLVLGGCGLLAVMATLSRSSYLAGAVLVLAIGASQWRKPRVMVPLLLAVALLPLFAPDNVKTRISETFFGRQYGGEIHVGQVGLDSSTSERLRSWAYVLQDWVHNPILGRGVTGYAWADAQYVKIIGETGLVGLLAFIAITARLWMNTRRIYAAEDDPFAKGLALGVWLGLVAMLAHAVGANTFIIIRIMEPFWLCVGLVMVLPKLSNAEPPVVGEPRPA; from the coding sequence GTGTATTACGCAACGGTGAAATCGAATGAGGGAATTGTCGTTGCGGCATTGGCCGCAATGCTTGCGCTTGGGTTGACCTTGACCACTCCGGCCATCGGACTTCAAGCGACCCTCGGGTTCTTTCTCGTCCTCGTCGCGTTCATCTCGGTGCCCACCGCGCTGTATCTGCTGATCTTCTCCATGCTGCTGTCTCCAGAAATTGCTGTGGGACGAGTAGAGGGACACGGCGTCGGCGCTCGTGAATTGTCGGTGCGGCTCGACGACATTTTGCTGGTCATTATCGGATTCGGGTGGCTGGTCAAGACGGCGGTGTATCGCGAGTTGGCGCTGTTTCGCGACACGCCACTGAATCGTCCGATCGCGGCTTATATGGTCGTATGCGTCGTTGCGACGCTGATGGGGGTTTTGGCCGGTCGCGTACGGCCGATGACGGGCCTCTTCTTTGTGTTGAAATACTTCGAATACTTTTTTGTGTACTTCATGGTGGTGAATCATGTCAGGTCCAAGCAGCAGGTCGTGGGACTTGTCGTCGCGTTGCTCGTGACGGGCTTCATCATCAGCCTCTATGCCATCTACCAAATTCCGAGTGGGCAGCGGGCCACGGCGCCTTTCGAAGGGGAGATCGGCGAACCGAATACGCTGGGCGGCTATCTGGTGTTTCTACTCGCCATCGTGGCCGGGCTGTTGATTCACCTGAAGGCCGGCCCGATCCGCGTGGCGCTGCTGGTTTTGGGCGGATGCGGCCTGCTGGCTGTGATGGCCACACTCTCGCGTTCCTCGTACCTGGCCGGAGCGGTTCTCGTGCTGGCGATTGGCGCGTCTCAATGGAGAAAGCCGCGGGTCATGGTTCCGCTGTTGCTGGCGGTGGCGCTCTTACCGCTCTTTGCTCCGGACAACGTGAAGACTCGTATCAGCGAAACGTTCTTTGGCCGCCAGTACGGCGGGGAAATTCACGTCGGCCAGGTGGGGCTGGATTCGTCGACGTCGGAGCGGCTGCGGTCCTGGGCCTATGTGCTGCAGGATTGGGTGCACAATCCGATCCTTGGCCGCGGAGTGACCGGCTATGCTTGGGCCGATGCGCAGTACGTCAAGATTATCGGCGAGACAGGGTTGGTCGGTCTTCTGGCATTCATCGCTATTACGGCACGATTGTGGATGAACACGCGAAGGATTTATGCCGCGGAAGACGATCCGTTTGCGAAGGGATTGGCCTTAGGTGTCTGGCTTGGTCTTGTTGCGATGCTGGCGCATGCCGTAGGAGCAAACACGTTCATTATTATTCGAATCATGGAGCCTTTCTGGCTGTGTGTGGGACTGGTGATGGTCCTGCCGAAACTGTCGAATGCCGAACCCCCGGTTGTCGGTGAACCGAGGCCTGCATGA
- a CDS encoding HD domain-containing protein (MaGe:77308654): MRLSDLVREQAPEPRKDAAGQLLPGPFSDSKSSCDAQAVPLREVDACADWYGRTQKEMMAIEEAARTNRRIAIDWCHRLAEELVALLAVNDDLILRTMQGDRGAYQIANAIHVAILSVKIGQGLHYDSVALARLALAGLLHDLGMWLVPQEIREKPGSLSADEWAEIHAHPEQGRRVAAEMGESFHWLATAIAQEHERWDGSGYPCRLKGGEIGEVAQIVGLADVLDAMISPRPYRTQIVPHQALRSLLVQHKQAFQPRLLKTVVDQLSLYPVGTVVRLNDGHIGVVSKVNSRFPLRPVLRVQRNHEGLATGDTVPLDLSHETATHIVEVLPAMQAA, encoded by the coding sequence ATGAGGCTTTCAGATTTAGTTCGTGAGCAAGCTCCAGAACCTCGGAAGGATGCCGCCGGGCAACTACTCCCCGGGCCGTTCTCCGATTCGAAGAGTTCTTGCGATGCGCAGGCCGTGCCTCTCAGAGAGGTGGATGCCTGTGCGGATTGGTATGGGCGGACACAGAAAGAAATGATGGCGATCGAAGAAGCAGCCCGTACAAATCGCAGGATCGCCATCGACTGGTGCCACCGATTGGCCGAAGAGCTCGTCGCGCTACTCGCCGTAAACGACGATCTGATTCTCCGCACGATGCAGGGAGATCGCGGAGCCTATCAGATTGCGAATGCGATTCATGTGGCGATCCTCAGTGTGAAGATTGGGCAAGGGCTGCACTACGATTCCGTGGCGCTGGCACGTCTGGCCTTGGCTGGATTGCTGCACGATCTGGGCATGTGGCTGGTTCCGCAAGAGATTCGTGAGAAACCCGGTTCGTTGAGCGCAGACGAGTGGGCTGAAATCCATGCGCATCCCGAGCAAGGGCGCCGTGTGGCGGCCGAGATGGGCGAATCGTTTCACTGGCTGGCAACGGCAATCGCTCAAGAGCATGAACGATGGGATGGCAGCGGCTATCCCTGCCGGCTGAAGGGCGGAGAGATCGGTGAAGTCGCGCAAATCGTCGGATTGGCCGATGTGCTCGATGCCATGATCAGTCCGCGTCCGTATCGCACGCAGATAGTGCCGCATCAGGCGCTTCGAAGCTTGCTGGTTCAGCACAAACAGGCCTTTCAACCGCGTCTGCTCAAAACCGTGGTCGATCAGCTGTCGCTCTACCCGGTCGGGACGGTCGTTCGGTTGAACGATGGTCATATTGGCGTGGTGTCCAAGGTGAATTCGAGATTCCCGCTCCGGCCGGTGCTCCGTGTTCAGCGGAATCATGAAGGCCTGGCAACCGGCGATACGGTTCCACTCGATTTGAGTCATGAAACGGCGACGCACATTGTTGAGGTCTTGCCGGCGATGCAGGCCGCGTAA
- a CDS encoding Glycosyltransferase family 4 protein (MaGe:77308649) has translation MNILVYCDEELTVAGGGSRQVVEFVRVLAARGHAVRVVAPKPKPGACESFLLEGVRLIWVSVVRLPVLRPLLYFMGSAVALLRAMRREKPDAMLWFDSPGQVAPLWCARAMGCPYVLFVNGLPAEELTGLWGRAPIRGLVQGALRLSAQRAQAVVSVCREIPQWMQQEWEIEPSRCHVIRNGVNPAVCVPRDKAEARRRLGLHPNRPYIGFLGGFFPWHGLDTLVEAMALVRRECPTAMLLLVGDGQTKSALEVLVRQRGLDEVVSFVGRVEFDEVPWWIGASDCCVVLHRAVRFYPGDSMKLWEYLACARPVVATAGEGYGDFVEQLGAGVSVKSDDVVALAKALCYLVAHPAVARKMGQAGRAAVLEAHTWEARAVELERAFGILPAEPVRERVCA, from the coding sequence ATGAATATTCTGGTCTATTGCGATGAAGAATTGACAGTCGCCGGCGGCGGGAGTCGCCAGGTGGTGGAGTTTGTGCGTGTCCTGGCAGCGCGAGGCCACGCAGTGCGGGTGGTTGCGCCGAAACCAAAGCCCGGGGCATGCGAGAGTTTCCTGTTAGAAGGGGTGCGCCTGATATGGGTCAGCGTGGTGCGCCTGCCGGTCCTGAGACCGCTGCTGTATTTCATGGGCTCGGCCGTGGCGTTGTTACGAGCTATGCGACGGGAAAAGCCGGATGCGATGCTGTGGTTTGATTCGCCTGGCCAGGTGGCTCCGCTGTGGTGCGCGCGCGCGATGGGCTGTCCGTATGTGTTGTTTGTGAATGGATTGCCGGCTGAGGAATTAACCGGTCTGTGGGGGCGCGCGCCGATTCGTGGTCTGGTGCAAGGGGCGTTGCGTCTGTCGGCGCAACGGGCGCAGGCCGTCGTCAGTGTGTGTCGGGAGATTCCACAATGGATGCAACAGGAGTGGGAGATTGAGCCGTCGCGCTGTCATGTGATTCGAAACGGAGTTAATCCTGCTGTGTGTGTGCCGCGCGACAAGGCTGAGGCTCGCCGTCGCTTGGGGCTGCACCCCAATCGGCCTTATATCGGATTTCTCGGAGGATTCTTTCCGTGGCATGGGCTGGATACGCTCGTGGAAGCAATGGCGTTGGTCCGGCGCGAATGCCCGACAGCCATGCTGCTTTTAGTCGGCGATGGTCAAACTAAGTCGGCGCTTGAGGTGTTGGTGCGGCAACGAGGGCTGGATGAAGTTGTGTCGTTCGTGGGACGTGTGGAATTTGACGAGGTGCCTTGGTGGATCGGCGCGAGCGATTGTTGCGTCGTGTTGCACCGTGCTGTGCGCTTCTATCCGGGCGATTCCATGAAGCTCTGGGAATATCTGGCTTGCGCGAGGCCGGTGGTGGCGACGGCGGGAGAGGGGTATGGGGATTTCGTAGAGCAACTGGGCGCCGGGGTATCGGTGAAGAGTGACGATGTCGTCGCCTTGGCGAAGGCCTTGTGCTATCTCGTCGCACACCCAGCGGTAGCGCGCAAGATGGGGCAGGCTGGGCGCGCGGCGGTTTTGGAGGCTCATACCTGGGAGGCGAGAGCCGTTGAATTGGAGCGAGCCTTCGGCATTCTTCCCGCTGAACCAGTGCGCGAACGAGTGTGTGCGTGA
- a CDS encoding hypothetical protein (Evidence 5 : Unknown function; MaGe:77308656) codes for MNLSQFRTLMVWEWSFMFIPVHKAEISHRKSASLLTIITMLSRHSMCRHLCPGNL; via the coding sequence GTGAATCTTAGCCAATTCCGTACATTGATGGTGTGGGAATGGTCGTTTATGTTCATTCCTGTCCACAAGGCTGAGATATCCCATCGCAAGTCCGCGAGTTTACTCACTATTATCACAATGCTATCAAGGCATAGCATGTGCAGACATTTATGCCCTGGGAATCTTTGA
- a CDS encoding Glycotrans4-likeN domain-containing protein (MaGe:77308650) yields the protein MNWWVCCYWHEPDAPNDPVGLVRVWALADALTAVGETVTVFAPRYRSALIPRRFRTVPIAMVPGAVIRPISYAVRAFFSGLWRGLRQRPAVVYYRWTESPHPLLLARLFGAACICEVNGEPVPPWGAGGWRGRLTHALASFALRRCDRVVVLTEGLRQLVRTEYGVADDRIALLPSGSDLALFHPRERVRCVRAAGLDPACEYVGFVGSFYQYQGLVTLLEAFERLHAKRPSMRLVMVGDGEQAMALREQAERQRLSGLITWTGRVPYERVPALIGAMDVCVAPFCGGRGETSPVKIFDYLACGKPVVASAIPSVTALFAESNGVVLVEPDRAESLADAVLTLLNRPDISRRLGADGRMFVEARFGWEAIVRGLRDLVGQAMAHRQKHEQGIAPNAGERA from the coding sequence ATGAACTGGTGGGTCTGTTGTTACTGGCATGAGCCGGATGCGCCGAATGACCCGGTCGGTTTAGTGCGGGTCTGGGCGCTTGCCGATGCGTTAACTGCCGTCGGCGAGACCGTGACCGTGTTTGCTCCGCGCTATCGGTCGGCGTTGATCCCTCGTCGGTTCCGCACAGTTCCGATTGCCATGGTGCCTGGCGCGGTCATCCGCCCAATCAGCTATGCGGTTCGAGCCTTCTTCTCAGGACTCTGGCGTGGCCTTCGTCAGCGGCCGGCGGTGGTGTACTACCGTTGGACGGAAAGTCCGCATCCGTTGTTGCTGGCGCGCCTCTTTGGCGCAGCCTGTATTTGCGAAGTGAACGGCGAGCCGGTTCCTCCCTGGGGCGCTGGTGGATGGCGTGGCCGTTTGACCCATGCGCTGGCTTCGTTCGCGCTTCGCCGGTGCGATCGTGTCGTTGTGCTGACGGAAGGATTGCGGCAGCTGGTGCGGACAGAATACGGAGTCGCGGACGATCGTATCGCGTTGTTGCCGAGCGGGTCTGATCTGGCCTTATTTCATCCGCGGGAGAGGGTTCGATGCGTGCGGGCGGCTGGATTGGATCCGGCCTGTGAGTACGTCGGATTCGTCGGGAGCTTCTATCAGTACCAAGGATTGGTGACGTTGCTTGAGGCCTTTGAACGTCTGCATGCGAAGCGACCGTCCATGAGGCTTGTGATGGTCGGTGATGGTGAACAGGCTATGGCCCTTCGCGAGCAGGCTGAGCGGCAAAGGCTCTCCGGCCTGATTACCTGGACCGGCCGAGTTCCCTATGAGCGAGTCCCGGCGTTGATCGGCGCCATGGATGTGTGTGTGGCGCCGTTTTGCGGGGGGCGGGGAGAGACATCGCCGGTCAAAATATTCGACTATTTGGCCTGCGGGAAGCCGGTGGTCGCCAGTGCGATCCCTTCGGTCACCGCGTTGTTTGCGGAATCCAACGGAGTCGTTTTGGTCGAGCCAGACCGTGCGGAATCCCTAGCGGATGCCGTTTTGACCTTGCTGAACCGCCCCGATATCTCTCGCCGATTGGGCGCCGATGGACGAATGTTTGTCGAAGCACGGTTTGGGTGGGAGGCGATCGTGCGCGGGTTGCGCGATCTCGTTGGGCAGGCGATGGCTCATCGCCAGAAGCACGAACAAGGTATTGCTCCCAATGCGGGGGAGCGCGCGTGA